A section of the Roseivirga sp. BDSF3-8 genome encodes:
- a CDS encoding enoyl-CoA hydratase/isomerase family protein translates to MADYQNLLIQEEDGILTIIINREDKLNALNLATVEEIRNIFQRVYDEKEIKGVILTGAGEKAFVAGADISEISELNEMNARKFAENGQEVFSLIENCHKPVIAAVNGYALGGGCELAMACHIRVATKNAKFAQPEVNLGIIPGYGGTQRLTQLVGKGKALELMMTADMIGAEEARALGLVNHVVEDREALTSRTREMLEKIMGKAPLAVGMIVNCVNAYFSGDENGYQTEANSFSNCCKSEDFKEGTAAFLEKRPAEFKGE, encoded by the coding sequence ATGGCAGACTATCAAAATCTACTGATCCAGGAGGAAGATGGCATTCTCACCATCATCATTAACCGTGAGGACAAGCTAAATGCCCTAAATTTGGCTACCGTGGAGGAGATCAGGAATATCTTCCAGCGCGTGTACGATGAGAAAGAGATAAAGGGGGTGATCTTAACAGGAGCCGGTGAAAAGGCTTTTGTGGCGGGGGCTGATATCAGCGAAATATCTGAGCTCAACGAAATGAACGCCCGTAAATTTGCAGAAAATGGCCAGGAGGTTTTTTCTCTCATAGAAAATTGCCACAAACCTGTGATTGCTGCCGTAAACGGCTATGCACTGGGTGGAGGCTGCGAGCTGGCTATGGCTTGTCATATTCGCGTGGCTACTAAAAATGCAAAATTTGCCCAACCTGAGGTAAACCTGGGCATTATACCGGGATATGGAGGCACTCAGCGCCTTACGCAACTTGTAGGTAAGGGGAAGGCACTGGAGCTTATGATGACGGCGGATATGATCGGTGCCGAGGAGGCGAGAGCGCTGGGCCTGGTAAACCATGTAGTGGAAGACAGAGAGGCTCTTACGAGCCGTACCCGCGAAATGCTGGAAAAAATCATGGGCAAAGCGCCTCTGGCAGTGGGCATGATTGTAAACTGTGTTAACGCTTACTTCAGCGGTGATGAGAACGGCTACCAGACGGAGGCCAACAGCTTTTCTAACTGCTGCAAATCCGAAGACTTTAAAGAAGGCACTGCTGCTTTTCTGGAAAAGAGACCGGCCGAATTCAAAGGAGAATAA
- a CDS encoding lipopolysaccharide biosynthesis protein, producing the protein MSALKKLAGQTALYGVSSILARVFVFFLTPLHTEVLAESEMGIMAKLYAYVAFFNILYTFGMETAYFRFVSRDDTDHDEIYRTTGSVILIISAISTTLLLLNAQGIANWLDTPQSAHLVTWLGIILLFDAMVAIPFASLRQQNRPLKFALIRTISIGVMVALNLLPLYLIPKMVEWHWLEKEGLAAYILNYDRKLDFVFIANLVGSVLVLFMLYKEVLRFRFTLPKNLLRSLLPYAFPIFLMGIAGIANDQLDKILLEELLPADFMPGFTSREVLGIYYAAFKLSVLMVLATQAFRFAGEPFFFSTAKEKDSPQLFARVLHYFFLTSLVLFIGVSLNRELLGSFFLQGEAFKIGLNVVPLLLFAKLFYGVYINLSIWFKLSDRTHYGTWLSLLGAGVTVTGNLALIPVIGYYGSAVAAILCFVSMCVACYYLGQKYYPIPYRWAPLFWHLLAASGLAAFEFFFELENQLYDYTLNILLTIAYIFALYLLERKNLRKAGATS; encoded by the coding sequence ATGAGTGCACTGAAAAAACTGGCGGGACAGACCGCGCTATATGGAGTCAGCAGCATCTTAGCCAGGGTTTTCGTTTTTTTCCTTACTCCTCTACATACAGAAGTACTTGCTGAAAGCGAGATGGGTATCATGGCGAAGCTATATGCCTATGTCGCTTTTTTTAATATCCTGTACACCTTTGGGATGGAAACGGCTTATTTTCGCTTTGTGTCGCGGGATGATACGGACCATGACGAGATATATCGTACGACAGGGAGTGTGATCCTGATCATTAGTGCGATTTCCACTACGCTGCTTCTGCTCAATGCCCAGGGAATAGCGAACTGGCTGGACACTCCTCAGAGTGCTCATCTGGTGACGTGGCTAGGCATCATATTACTGTTTGATGCCATGGTGGCCATACCTTTTGCCAGCCTTCGACAGCAAAACCGCCCACTTAAGTTTGCTCTCATCCGCACGATCAGTATAGGGGTGATGGTAGCGCTCAACCTGCTGCCCTTATACCTGATTCCTAAAATGGTGGAATGGCACTGGCTGGAAAAGGAGGGCCTGGCAGCTTACATTTTGAATTATGACCGCAAACTGGACTTTGTATTCATTGCTAACCTGGTAGGCTCTGTACTTGTCCTGTTCATGCTGTATAAGGAGGTATTGCGCTTTCGCTTTACTTTACCTAAAAACCTGCTGCGGTCATTACTTCCTTATGCTTTTCCGATCTTTCTGATGGGTATAGCGGGTATAGCTAATGACCAGCTTGACAAGATCCTGCTGGAAGAGTTGTTGCCGGCGGATTTTATGCCTGGCTTTACGAGCAGGGAAGTATTGGGTATATACTACGCGGCATTTAAGCTCAGTGTACTGATGGTGTTGGCCACGCAGGCCTTCAGGTTTGCCGGTGAACCTTTCTTTTTCAGTACGGCCAAGGAGAAAGACAGTCCTCAATTGTTTGCGAGGGTTCTGCACTACTTCTTCCTTACGTCTTTGGTGTTGTTTATCGGGGTAAGCCTGAACCGTGAGTTACTGGGGTCTTTTTTCCTGCAAGGTGAGGCGTTTAAGATAGGGCTGAACGTGGTTCCCCTGTTGCTTTTTGCCAAGTTGTTTTACGGGGTGTATATCAATCTGAGCATTTGGTTTAAGTTATCTGACCGGACGCACTACGGCACCTGGCTGAGCCTGCTGGGGGCAGGGGTTACTGTGACAGGAAACCTGGCCCTTATCCCTGTCATAGGCTATTATGGATCTGCGGTAGCAGCTATTCTCTGCTTTGTAAGTATGTGTGTGGCTTGCTACTATCTGGGCCAAAAGTACTACCCTATCCCCTACCGCTGGGCTCCCTTATTCTGGCATCTGCTTGCTGCCAGCGGGCTGGCGGCATTTGAGTTTTTCTTTGAACTGGAAAACCAGCTTTACGACTATACTTTAAATATTCTGCTTACGATTGCGTATATTTTTGCCTTATACCTACTGGAAAGGAAAAATCTGCGTAAAGCCGGAGCCACATCCTAG